A single window of Treponema denticola ATCC 35405 DNA harbors:
- a CDS encoding ABC transporter ATP-binding protein codes for MINLNDVSYKYNDTAAQAIQHISLSVKKGELVVITGKSGCGKTTLFRCVNGLCPRFYEGEITGSLTLNGKVLSSMRICDISNIAASVFQNPESQFFTTDVLSDLVYPCENCGIEKEEIQERLHRVTKLLSLEPLLNRKLSELSGGEKQKIAIASVLMLDTRVVLMDEPSSNLDYQSVELLTQILAQLKSKGYTLLIIEHRLHYLAELCDRLIVMENGSIVREYEKDLLCTIGNDEFHKQGLRGLHLFQNNSNTLITPQRQHTDKRLLTLHDIHFGYRKNTEVLKGIHLSIYPGDKIALIGKNGCGKTTLGKILCGLKKEQSGTVLLDGRSFPARVRSKTAGYVMQNVDFQLFGCSVYDDLLLGNEALPDKENRIQTVLEKLSLSALQEQHPTTLSMGQKQRLVVAASFLQNKRLTIFDEPTSGLDYGSMQNVCALIDSITGKTNASVIITHDYEFILNTCNRAVLLEDGQIKEDFQLNGSMQLEYIFKERL; via the coding sequence ATGATCAATCTGAATGATGTAAGCTACAAATATAACGATACTGCGGCACAGGCAATTCAACATATATCTCTGTCCGTAAAAAAAGGAGAATTGGTTGTTATTACCGGAAAAAGCGGCTGCGGAAAAACAACGCTGTTTCGTTGTGTGAATGGGCTGTGTCCCCGTTTTTATGAAGGAGAAATAACCGGAAGTCTTACATTAAACGGCAAAGTTCTTTCGTCGATGCGTATATGCGATATATCAAACATTGCAGCGTCCGTTTTTCAAAATCCTGAAAGCCAGTTTTTTACCACCGATGTACTTTCCGACCTTGTATATCCGTGCGAAAATTGCGGTATAGAAAAAGAAGAAATACAAGAGCGGCTGCACCGTGTTACAAAACTGCTATCGCTGGAACCGCTTTTGAACAGAAAGCTTTCGGAACTCTCAGGAGGTGAAAAACAAAAGATTGCAATCGCTTCGGTTTTAATGTTGGACACGCGCGTTGTACTGATGGACGAGCCGTCTTCCAATCTCGATTATCAATCCGTCGAATTGCTTACACAAATACTTGCACAGCTAAAATCAAAAGGCTACACGCTGCTCATCATTGAGCACCGGCTGCATTATTTGGCGGAACTCTGCGACCGGCTCATTGTAATGGAAAACGGGTCCATAGTACGGGAATATGAAAAAGATTTGTTATGCACTATCGGTAATGATGAGTTCCATAAACAAGGACTTCGCGGCTTGCATTTATTTCAAAATAACAGCAATACACTGATTACTCCGCAGCGGCAACATACAGACAAACGGTTATTGACGCTGCATGATATTCATTTTGGCTATCGGAAAAACACTGAGGTTTTAAAAGGAATACATCTTTCGATATATCCCGGAGACAAGATTGCTTTAATCGGTAAAAACGGCTGCGGAAAAACAACGCTGGGGAAAATCCTGTGCGGATTAAAAAAGGAACAGAGCGGTACCGTTTTGTTGGACGGAAGATCATTCCCTGCAAGGGTGCGCAGTAAGACCGCCGGTTACGTGATGCAAAATGTAGACTTTCAGCTTTTTGGGTGCAGCGTCTATGATGATTTATTGCTCGGTAACGAAGCACTGCCCGACAAAGAAAACCGAATACAAACAGTGCTTGAAAAGCTCAGTCTTTCGGCCTTGCAAGAACAACACCCGACAACGCTATCGATGGGACAAAAACAGCGCTTGGTAGTCGCCGCATCATTTTTACAAAATAAGCGGCTCACTATTTTTGACGAACCGACAAGCGGTTTGGATTACGGCAGTATGCAAAATGTCTGTGCGTTAATCGATTCGATAACGGGCAAGACAAACGCCTCCGTTATTATCACGCATGATTATGAGTTCATTTTAAACACCTGCAATAGAGCGGTTCTTTTGGAAGACGGACAAATAAAGGAAGATTTTCAATTGAACGGTTCGATGCAGTTGGAATATATTTTTAAAGAGAGGTTATAA
- a CDS encoding ABC transporter ATP-binding protein, whose product MLKTVRAFLTLMQNQKKEIVFSVVLSFIDGFFIMIPFIIAFKIVNAVPLFNPAASGTLDVRTMYRYIGIMAAAVFIRIVLRYFTLYFRGGAGYKAMCRERKNLGTRLRKVSLGFLNEKNTGDLVSTITSDAAFLEIEGMVVIEKIAVGIPVFAIGLTVLLVFDYRIFLLTAFLFIPVWYMYRKLSTLQDKLKINRQDFIGKVTADIVEFINGIHVLKIYNMAEKRFSKTAEAVKNLRDFSVRAELAHIPVVSLFQFCLRLVTAGIVFSSALLFLRGTLSFAQIFLLMTASFSLFSGIEAMGIFSIFSKMTQQSIDRMNAIKAVPEMQNLSGNLLLDPQNPHAFDIQFEDVSFAYAEKEVLHNISFSVPEKTVTALAGLSGSGKTTIVNLLARFWDIKKGRISIGGTDIKELNYENLLHNISFVFQDVFLFNDTILNNIRLGRETASLEEVYQAAERAGCTDFIMQSEKGYDTVIGEAGLRLSGGEKQRISIARAFLKNAPIVLLDEVIANVDAENEAKIQAALQELLKDKTVIMIAHNLTSLRNAGQILVLENGHIVQCDRHEELIKEEGLYRKLWEESKN is encoded by the coding sequence ATGCTAAAAACGGTGCGGGCTTTTTTGACCCTTATGCAAAATCAAAAAAAGGAAATTGTTTTTTCCGTTGTATTAAGTTTTATCGACGGCTTTTTTATAATGATACCTTTTATCATCGCCTTTAAAATTGTAAACGCCGTACCGCTTTTTAATCCCGCCGCTTCGGGAACGCTTGATGTCCGCACTATGTACCGGTACATCGGCATTATGGCGGCAGCGGTTTTTATTAGAATTGTACTGCGTTACTTTACGCTCTATTTCCGCGGCGGGGCAGGTTATAAGGCAATGTGCCGCGAGCGTAAAAACTTAGGAACACGATTACGAAAGGTATCGCTCGGCTTTCTCAATGAAAAAAACACGGGCGACTTGGTTTCGACCATTACTTCCGATGCGGCGTTTTTGGAAATTGAAGGCATGGTCGTTATCGAAAAAATCGCCGTGGGTATTCCTGTTTTTGCTATCGGACTTACTGTCTTGCTTGTCTTCGATTACCGCATCTTTTTGCTCACCGCTTTTTTGTTTATTCCGGTATGGTACATGTACAGAAAATTATCTACATTGCAAGACAAGTTAAAAATAAACCGGCAGGACTTTATCGGAAAAGTTACCGCCGATATTGTTGAATTTATCAACGGGATCCATGTGCTTAAAATATACAACATGGCGGAAAAGCGGTTTTCAAAAACGGCTGAAGCGGTAAAGAATTTACGGGATTTTTCCGTCCGCGCGGAACTTGCTCATATTCCTGTCGTCTCTCTTTTTCAGTTTTGCTTACGGCTTGTTACGGCGGGAATAGTTTTTTCTTCCGCCCTGCTTTTTTTACGGGGAACACTTTCTTTTGCACAAATCTTTTTGCTGATGACCGCCTCTTTCAGTTTGTTTAGCGGTATTGAAGCGATGGGGATTTTCAGTATCTTTTCTAAAATGACTCAGCAGTCAATCGACCGTATGAATGCCATCAAAGCGGTTCCGGAAATGCAAAACCTTTCAGGGAACCTGCTGCTCGATCCTCAAAATCCGCACGCCTTCGATATTCAATTTGAAGATGTTTCTTTTGCCTACGCCGAAAAAGAGGTGCTGCATAATATCAGCTTTTCAGTTCCAGAAAAAACGGTAACCGCTCTTGCAGGTCTTTCGGGGAGCGGCAAGACGACTATTGTGAATCTGCTTGCTCGTTTTTGGGATATAAAAAAGGGGCGCATCAGTATCGGCGGCACCGATATTAAAGAACTCAATTACGAAAACCTTTTGCACAATATCAGCTTTGTGTTTCAGGATGTGTTTTTGTTTAACGACACGATATTGAATAATATCAGGCTCGGCCGGGAAACCGCTTCTTTGGAGGAAGTGTATCAGGCGGCTGAGCGTGCGGGCTGCACCGATTTTATTATGCAAAGTGAAAAGGGCTACGATACGGTTATAGGAGAGGCGGGCTTGCGGCTTTCGGGCGGAGAAAAACAGCGCATTTCGATTGCCCGTGCTTTTCTTAAAAATGCCCCGATTGTACTATTGGACGAGGTAATCGCCAATGTTGATGCGGAAAACGAAGCCAAAATACAAGCCGCCTTACAGGAATTGCTCAAAGATAAAACCGTCATCATGATTGCTCACAATCTGACAAGTCTCCGCAACGCCGGCCAAATTCTGGTCCTCGAAAATGGGCACATTGTTCAGTGCGACAGGCATGAGGAGCTGATAAAAGAAGAAGGTTTATATAGAAAATTGTGGGAAGAATCCAAGAACTGA
- a CDS encoding energy-coupling factor transporter transmembrane component T, whose product MQKIKTTVDVRTLLFLDIVIMVFMLISGKAEVTLCSFIVAAAVPVITGLYGVLLCYTVLFAVLFFYYQVILHLHFPMFQSAVFSVIGILAFIVQRIIPFTLLGTVIQKQKNISEITMALDRMRLPRGVILSIAVMFRYFPAIKDDFLIIIDAMKLKGLYTSKCAAILHPIRTMEFIIVPMLFKSLKTVEELSCAALVKGIENTDKKTSYFDVKLRPIDAVFPLAAIIVLTASMYAKLF is encoded by the coding sequence ATGCAAAAGATTAAAACCACCGTTGATGTTAGAACGCTTCTTTTTTTAGACATAGTGATTATGGTTTTTATGCTGATTTCAGGAAAGGCGGAGGTAACGCTCTGCTCTTTCATCGTTGCGGCGGCGGTGCCGGTCATAACAGGATTATACGGTGTCTTATTGTGTTACACTGTTTTGTTTGCAGTGCTTTTTTTCTATTATCAAGTGATTTTGCATTTGCATTTTCCGATGTTTCAATCCGCGGTTTTTTCCGTTATAGGAATACTCGCTTTTATCGTGCAGCGGATTATTCCATTTACGCTGTTGGGAACGGTAATTCAAAAGCAAAAAAATATTTCGGAAATTACAATGGCGCTCGACCGTATGCGGCTGCCGCGAGGCGTTATCCTCAGCATAGCGGTAATGTTCCGTTATTTTCCTGCAATAAAAGATGATTTTCTGATTATCATCGATGCGATGAAACTGAAAGGTCTATACACTTCAAAATGTGCGGCTATTCTCCATCCGATAAGGACGATGGAATTTATAATCGTGCCGATGTTGTTTAAAAGCCTAAAGACTGTGGAAGAACTTTCCTGTGCGGCGTTGGTTAAGGGCATTGAAAACACCGATAAAAAAACATCGTACTTTGATGTCAAACTTCGTCCGATAGATGCCGTGTTTCCGCTTGCTGCAATCATAGTGTTGACGGCAAGTATGTACGCAAAATTATTTTGA
- a CDS encoding TdeIII family type II restriction endonuclease, translating into MSLSNQQIIQVEDILKQSLRHKFQNYNPEPAVMPFHTRLLGKDRMALFSFIHSLNTNFGTTIFEPVAVALAKTTFKSAEKQQTAGKTISSEAQNVIQTIMDDLTTGRQLPDKIQEIERIRAVCQKGEMKEVKPTKVDVKLVSKNDEMFLIDIKSAKPNIGEFKGFKRTLLEWVAVTLAEHPKAHIHTFLAIPYNPYEPKEYSRWTMRGMIDLEYELKVAAEFWDFLGGTGLYEALLNIFEKVGIELRPEIDAYFAQHR; encoded by the coding sequence ATGTCACTATCTAATCAACAAATAATACAGGTCGAAGATATTTTAAAACAAAGCTTACGACATAAATTTCAAAATTATAATCCCGAACCTGCCGTAATGCCTTTTCATACCCGCTTGTTAGGAAAAGATAGAATGGCATTGTTTTCGTTTATTCATTCCCTAAATACGAATTTTGGTACAACTATTTTTGAACCGGTAGCGGTTGCTCTTGCAAAAACAACATTTAAAAGCGCTGAAAAGCAACAAACAGCCGGAAAAACTATTTCAAGTGAAGCGCAAAATGTCATTCAAACCATTATGGATGACCTTACAACCGGACGGCAGCTACCGGATAAGATTCAAGAAATCGAAAGGATACGTGCAGTATGTCAAAAAGGGGAAATGAAAGAAGTAAAACCGACGAAGGTTGATGTGAAACTTGTTTCAAAGAATGATGAAATGTTTCTTATTGATATAAAATCGGCAAAACCGAATATCGGTGAATTTAAAGGATTTAAACGTACCCTTTTAGAATGGGTTGCGGTAACACTTGCCGAACATCCGAAAGCTCATATCCATACATTTCTTGCAATTCCGTATAATCCGTATGAACCGAAAGAATACAGCCGCTGGACAATGCGAGGGATGATTGATTTGGAATATGAGCTAAAAGTTGCGGCAGAATTTTGGGACTTTTTAGGCGGCACCGGATTATACGAAGCATTGTTGAATATTTTTGAGAAAGTCGGAATTGAACTGCGTCCAGAAATCGATGCCTATTTTGCACAGCATAGATAG
- a CDS encoding AIPR family protein, producing MAQKFDIGLNAKINDFAKKFNIIRTDDNDDDVFEDFSNYVIASNILEEELDNVKSVSTNKAQGIDGIVIVVNNKLVSEEADLGKFGPTEAIQIKIGFIQSTTQSSFDEKKFSAFTDEVVKFLTLATDIEPYSTIFKKLLDDSGSFIDRISETPHICLFFVSARTSHELTDEKINAETRKIKSRTEIENRCKLDKILVLQKDEVKIEYEKISRFHTAQLKLENSIPLSSIDNVELSLLATIKFFELKKLILTSDKNLKEKLFIENVRNYIGSTPVNMDIKKTLDSNSERNYFPFLNNGLTIICNKIERHPVKEKEFTLTFPRIINGCQTTNELFKKYKESSDENSIDNIEVVAKIISTKDNSLKKMIIYAANNQNSIDKDLQSLNDFHEKIETYFLGKEENDFHLYFERLRGQHVNVIPPYSRINIETLARVFISVFLQRPHEMKSNAISVIEKFQKEGKIFNGSKHEANLYYYCAVLWFWFNHSLVNGNITMKSKTMDMHILMACNILLEKHQNSINEKIKYLGIKENAINVFKNTVTILNSKNYLFERRGLYSKPKTERLIEEIQNVTI from the coding sequence ATGGCACAGAAGTTTGATATAGGACTTAATGCAAAAATAAATGATTTTGCAAAAAAGTTTAACATAATTAGAACAGATGATAACGATGATGATGTTTTTGAAGATTTTAGTAATTATGTTATTGCTTCAAACATTTTAGAAGAGGAACTTGATAATGTAAAATCAGTTTCGACAAATAAAGCACAAGGAATTGATGGTATCGTTATTGTTGTAAATAATAAATTAGTTTCTGAAGAAGCTGATTTGGGAAAATTTGGACCAACGGAAGCAATTCAAATAAAAATTGGATTCATCCAATCAACAACTCAGAGTAGCTTTGACGAAAAGAAATTTAGTGCCTTTACCGATGAAGTTGTAAAGTTCCTTACGCTAGCAACAGATATTGAACCTTATTCAACTATTTTTAAAAAACTACTCGATGATTCAGGAAGCTTCATTGATAGAATTTCGGAAACACCACATATTTGTTTATTTTTTGTTTCTGCGAGAACATCACATGAACTTACAGATGAAAAAATAAATGCGGAAACAAGAAAAATTAAATCAAGAACGGAAATAGAAAATAGATGTAAATTGGATAAGATTTTAGTTCTTCAAAAAGATGAAGTGAAAATCGAGTATGAGAAAATTTCAAGATTCCACACAGCACAATTAAAACTTGAGAATAGTATACCTCTTTCATCTATTGATAATGTTGAATTAAGTCTTTTGGCAACGATAAAATTTTTCGAACTAAAAAAATTAATTTTGACTTCTGATAAAAATTTAAAAGAAAAACTTTTTATTGAAAATGTTAGAAATTATATTGGCTCAACTCCTGTGAATATGGATATAAAAAAAACTTTAGACTCTAATTCAGAAAGAAATTATTTTCCATTTTTGAATAACGGTTTAACTATTATTTGTAATAAAATTGAGCGTCATCCTGTAAAGGAGAAAGAATTTACCTTAACCTTTCCAAGAATCATTAACGGCTGTCAGACTACAAATGAATTATTCAAAAAATACAAAGAATCTAGTGATGAAAATAGCATTGATAACATTGAAGTTGTTGCTAAAATAATTTCTACAAAAGATAATAGCTTAAAAAAAATGATTATTTACGCTGCAAACAATCAGAATTCAATCGACAAAGATTTACAATCTTTAAATGATTTTCATGAAAAAATTGAAACCTATTTCTTAGGTAAGGAAGAGAATGATTTTCATTTATATTTTGAAAGACTTAGAGGCCAGCATGTAAATGTTATTCCACCATATAGTAGAATAAATATTGAAACATTAGCAAGAGTATTTATTTCTGTGTTTTTGCAAAGGCCTCATGAAATGAAAAGTAATGCTATTTCTGTAATAGAAAAGTTTCAAAAAGAAGGTAAAATTTTCAATGGCTCTAAACATGAGGCAAATCTCTATTATTATTGTGCTGTCTTATGGTTTTGGTTTAACCATTCTTTAGTTAATGGTAATATAACAATGAAATCGAAAACAATGGACATGCATATACTAATGGCTTGTAATATTCTTCTAGAAAAACATCAAAACTCTATTAATGAAAAAATAAAATACTTAGGCATAAAAGAAAATGCTATTAATGTTTTTAAAAATACAGTTACCATTTTAAATAGTAAAAATTACTTATTTGAGAGAAGAGGTTTATATTCAAAACCAAAGACAGAAAGACTAATAGAGGAGATACAAAATGTCACTATCTAA
- a CDS encoding DNA methyltransferase yields MQNELFATVQQDDFISIPEAGHWATVLLGKHVTNSNITYLIQYGRINKFFHNGAPAVSKTELLHYYQSRSGKRQTDWEETLGEKLNWTLSFEQYKEAETTKHVHRLHPYKGKFIPQLVEYFLDEHTDSFKQNVFFHKGDVVLDPFCGSGTTLVQANELGIHAIGVDISEFNTVIANAKIQNCDLQMLENELSFITNTLRDFTAASSIPEFEDTLSAALLTFNNKYFPSPQFKIDVRQKNIDEKTYGAEKEKEFFPLYEKLVHTFNIQLKQKETDTFLDKWYVQNIRNEIDLVFQLIEKIPNETERNIAKIILSRTMRSCRATTHSDLATIYEPITVPYYCTKHGKICKPLFSILRWWNTYANDTVKRLAEFKMLRTQTFQYCVTGDSRTINLDEKIKQNKPELYELIRCHKIAGIFSSPPYVGLIDYHEQHAYAYDIFGFTRHDDLEIGPLFKGKGKEARESYVEGISAVLNNAKPYLAADYNVFLVANDKFNMYPLIAEKAGMHIVNQYHRPVLNRTEKDKGAYSETIFHMKEK; encoded by the coding sequence ATGCAAAATGAACTTTTCGCTACAGTACAGCAGGACGATTTTATCTCTATCCCCGAAGCGGGTCATTGGGCTACGGTACTGCTGGGGAAGCATGTAACCAACTCAAATATTACATATCTTATTCAATACGGACGAATAAATAAATTTTTTCATAACGGTGCCCCGGCAGTTTCAAAAACAGAATTACTTCATTATTATCAGTCGCGTTCCGGTAAACGGCAGACGGATTGGGAAGAGACGCTCGGTGAAAAATTGAATTGGACGTTGTCTTTCGAACAATATAAAGAAGCTGAAACGACAAAACATGTTCATAGGCTGCATCCTTATAAGGGAAAATTTATTCCGCAGCTTGTCGAATATTTTTTAGATGAGCATACTGACAGCTTTAAACAAAATGTCTTTTTTCATAAGGGCGATGTTGTACTTGACCCTTTTTGCGGTAGCGGAACAACGCTTGTACAGGCAAATGAACTAGGTATTCATGCAATCGGCGTGGATATTTCGGAGTTTAATACAGTCATTGCAAATGCCAAAATACAAAATTGCGATTTACAAATGCTTGAAAATGAACTTTCGTTTATAACAAATACACTTCGTGATTTTACCGCTGCTTCCTCCATACCGGAATTTGAAGATACGCTAAGTGCTGCGCTTTTAACTTTTAACAATAAGTATTTTCCGTCGCCGCAGTTTAAAATCGATGTACGGCAAAAGAATATCGATGAAAAGACCTATGGAGCTGAAAAAGAAAAAGAATTTTTTCCTCTTTATGAAAAACTTGTCCATACATTTAATATTCAACTAAAGCAAAAAGAAACAGATACATTCTTAGATAAATGGTATGTGCAGAATATTCGGAACGAAATTGATTTGGTCTTTCAGCTTATTGAAAAAATACCGAATGAAACTGAAAGGAATATCGCGAAAATAATTTTAAGTAGAACAATGCGCAGTTGCCGAGCAACAACCCATTCAGATCTTGCGACAATCTATGAGCCGATAACCGTTCCGTATTATTGCACAAAGCATGGAAAGATTTGCAAGCCGCTTTTTTCGATATTGAGATGGTGGAATACTTATGCAAATGATACCGTCAAACGCTTAGCTGAATTTAAAATGCTCAGAACGCAAACTTTTCAATATTGCGTAACCGGAGATTCCCGCACAATCAATCTCGATGAAAAAATAAAACAAAACAAACCTGAGTTATATGAATTAATCCGGTGCCATAAAATTGCAGGTATTTTTTCTTCTCCGCCGTATGTCGGATTAATAGACTACCATGAACAACATGCGTATGCGTATGACATATTCGGCTTTACCCGTCATGATGATTTGGAAATAGGCCCTTTATTTAAAGGAAAAGGAAAAGAAGCCCGCGAAAGTTATGTGGAAGGTATTAGCGCTGTTCTAAATAATGCAAAGCCCTATTTAGCGGCAGACTATAATGTATTTTTGGTTGCAAATGATAAATTCAATATGTATCCGCTTATTGCAGAGAAAGCCGGAATGCATATCGTTAATCAATATCATCGTCCGGTTTTAAATAGAACAGAAAAGGATAAGGGCGCTTATTCCGAAACAATTTTTCATATGAAGGAGAAATAA
- a CDS encoding ABC transporter ATP-binding protein: protein MRFKDFIVPNIPAYTVSVSLAVLGVGCGMVPYITVHRLLMRLAKGGTSLAEVSAYVGVIIAAFAFQLVLHSISTAISHKTAFSVLEKIRLALTEKMIKMPLGFTRNKGAGYFHGMLIDSIERLEFPLAHALPETTSNILIPLSITAMLFATDWRLALAVLVPAVATLIFYLPMYIGIMNDFANTYYAALENMNGRVIEYIRGNKEIKIFGTEAKAYSQFEDSIDNYEKSTLKLYNKMYFVSAPAFVLLSSITVSVLSAGGLLFTSGLIEAPLYLFAVIIAEGLGVSLLKFTEFMDNFYHIRNSKKLIEEVLSAPELEETAAAAALHIPNNEIVFHNVCFSYDEITAADKTGNENNAPKGNVLHDVSLTFKEGKKTAIVGHSGSGKSTIANLIARFWDVSKGSITIGGIDYKDMSLAQLMEHVNYVTQDTFLFNMSILENIRMGKPAASDEEVKEAARLAQCSDFIERLEKGWNTHAGNEGTKLSGGQRQRIIIARAILRNAPVLILDEATTHTDAENRRQLQLSLQELCKNKTVITIDHNLSTVKESDSIIVMENGRVEAQGTHTELLEQSPLYAKLWGNTGA from the coding sequence ATGCGATTTAAAGATTTTATTGTGCCGAATATTCCTGCGTATACGGTGTCCGTAAGTCTTGCGGTGCTGGGTGTCGGCTGCGGGATGGTGCCGTATATCACGGTGCACCGTCTTCTTATGCGTTTGGCAAAAGGCGGAACTTCCCTTGCAGAAGTGTCGGCTTATGTAGGCGTTATTATTGCAGCCTTTGCTTTTCAACTGGTGCTGCACAGCATATCGACGGCGATTTCGCACAAGACAGCCTTTTCCGTTTTGGAAAAAATAAGGCTTGCCCTTACCGAAAAGATGATAAAGATGCCGCTGGGTTTTACGCGGAACAAGGGCGCCGGCTATTTTCACGGAATGCTCATCGATAGTATTGAACGGCTTGAATTTCCGCTTGCACATGCACTGCCTGAAACCACCTCGAATATCCTCATTCCCTTGAGCATTACCGCGATGCTTTTTGCAACAGATTGGCGGCTTGCTCTTGCCGTTTTGGTACCCGCTGTAGCAACCTTGATTTTTTATCTTCCGATGTATATCGGCATTATGAACGATTTTGCAAACACCTATTATGCCGCCCTCGAAAACATGAACGGCAGGGTTATCGAATATATCCGCGGAAATAAAGAAATTAAAATATTCGGCACCGAAGCAAAGGCCTATTCTCAGTTTGAAGATTCCATCGACAATTACGAAAAGTCAACCTTAAAGCTCTACAATAAAATGTATTTTGTAAGCGCTCCGGCCTTTGTACTCTTGTCGTCGATTACGGTGAGCGTGCTTTCAGCCGGCGGACTGCTTTTTACTTCCGGTTTGATTGAAGCGCCGCTCTATCTTTTTGCTGTCATCATTGCAGAGGGCTTGGGCGTTTCGCTTTTAAAGTTCACCGAATTTATGGACAACTTTTATCACATAAGAAACAGTAAAAAGCTGATTGAAGAAGTGCTGTCCGCTCCCGAATTGGAAGAAACTGCCGCAGCAGCTGCTCTGCATATTCCGAATAACGAAATTGTGTTTCATAATGTGTGCTTTTCGTATGATGAAATTACGGCTGCCGATAAAACCGGCAATGAGAACAATGCTCCTAAGGGGAATGTGCTGCATGATGTATCGCTCACTTTTAAAGAGGGGAAAAAGACGGCGATTGTCGGGCACTCCGGTTCGGGTAAGTCAACAATAGCCAATTTGATTGCCCGCTTTTGGGATGTTTCAAAGGGTTCTATCACAATCGGCGGAATCGATTACAAAGATATGTCCCTTGCGCAATTAATGGAACATGTCAACTATGTTACACAGGACACTTTTTTATTCAATATGAGTATTTTGGAAAATATTCGAATGGGTAAGCCAGCCGCCTCCGATGAAGAGGTAAAAGAAGCTGCCCGTCTTGCACAGTGCTCGGATTTTATCGAACGGCTTGAAAAGGGCTGGAACACTCATGCGGGCAATGAAGGAACAAAACTGTCTGGCGGGCAGCGGCAGCGTATTATTATTGCCCGTGCAATTTTGCGGAATGCACCGGTGCTTATATTAGATGAAGCGACTACTCACACCGATGCGGAAAACCGTCGGCAGCTTCAGCTTTCATTACAGGAACTGTGTAAAAATAAAACCGTTATCACGATAGACCACAACCTTTCCACCGTTAAAGAAAGTGATTCAATCATCGTTATGGAAAATGGACGGGTAGAGGCTCAAGGTACACATACGGAACTGTTGGAGCAATCACCGCTGTATGCAAAGCTGTGGGGAAACACAGGTGCGTAG
- a CDS encoding MptD family putative ECF transporter S component gives METKTNHWKISHFVLIGLMAAIYAAVIYGVGMLTAVTIPVMHVFAPGMTGFLMGPIVLFVVKTVRRFGVLTLLAGLGVALFTLTGMGSINCLIFVVIAGLIADVIIAKTGFKTLSVGIGHGLTQAAYFTGGVFPFLFFLERELAKWQEMGMSREEILEYVKYFTGTFAVIGIVSAIVFGIAGVYIGKLILKRHFKDME, from the coding sequence ATGGAAACAAAAACCAATCACTGGAAAATCAGTCACTTTGTTTTAATCGGTTTAATGGCCGCAATTTATGCAGCCGTTATTTATGGGGTCGGAATGCTGACAGCCGTTACTATCCCCGTTATGCATGTATTTGCGCCCGGTATGACAGGATTTTTGATGGGGCCTATCGTGCTTTTTGTTGTAAAGACTGTGCGGAGATTCGGCGTGTTGACGCTGCTTGCAGGTTTAGGTGTTGCGCTTTTTACGCTGACCGGAATGGGAAGTATTAACTGTTTAATTTTTGTTGTCATTGCGGGTTTGATAGCCGATGTGATTATCGCAAAAACAGGATTCAAAACGCTTTCGGTCGGTATTGGTCACGGACTTACACAGGCTGCATATTTTACCGGAGGCGTGTTCCCTTTCCTTTTCTTTTTGGAACGGGAATTGGCAAAGTGGCAGGAAATGGGAATGAGCCGAGAAGAGATACTTGAATATGTGAAATATTTTACCGGAACCTTCGCCGTAATCGGCATAGTATCCGCTATCGTTTTCGGTATTGCAGGCGTCTATATCGGAAAGCTCATCTTAAAACGGCATTTTAAGGATATGGAGTAG